A portion of the Bombina bombina isolate aBomBom1 chromosome 11, aBomBom1.pri, whole genome shotgun sequence genome contains these proteins:
- the TMEM204 gene encoding transmembrane protein 204, with the protein MGMQKLVALAVAVALLSLILNNIAAFTPNWVYQTLEEGRKRSVGLWKMCLAGRVALGTYARNGQIDERECHPLGWGSEPSGLQESRNTVKLQFDMMRACNLIATVALTVGQIIFLMGLVGMTIVSQDAQWFEEAIAALFQLASFVLVIGLVTFYRIGPNTYLSWSCYLDIGACLLATLAAAILIWNILHRREDCMAPRVIVISRSLTARFRRGLENDYVESPC; encoded by the exons ATGGGCATGCAGAAGCTGGTGGCTCTGGCTGTTGCGGTGGCTTTGCTATCACTTATACTAAATAACATAGCTGCCTTTACCCCAAACTGGGTGTACCAAACATTAGAAGAGGGGCGCAAACGCAGTGTAGGGCTGTGGAAAATGTGCCTGGCTGGGAGAGTGGCACTGGGGACCTATGCTCGAAATGGGCAAATAGATGAAAGGGAATGCCACCCACTTGGATGGGGATCAGAACCATCTGGCTTACAGGAATCCCGCAACACAGTGAAAT TGCAGTTTGACATGATGAGAGCCTGTAATCTGATTGCTACAGTTGCCCTGACGGTTGGACAGATCATTTTTTTAATGGGTCTGGTGGGGATGACCATTGTGTCTCAAGATGCACAGTGGTTTGAAGAAGCTATAGCAGCATTATTTCAGCTAGCAA GTTTTGTTCTGGTCATTGGATTGGTGACATTTTACCGTATTGGACCTAACACCTATTTATCCTGGTCCTGCTACCTGGACATTGGAGCTTGCTTGCTTGCGACACTAGCTGCCGCTATTCTCATCTGGAATATCCTCCATCGCCGAGAGGACTGCATGGCTCCTCGCGTCATCGTCATCAGCCGCAGTCTTACTGCGCGCTTTCGCAGAGGACTAGAGAATGATTACGTGGAGTCACCATGCTGA